The following proteins come from a genomic window of Zygotorulaspora mrakii chromosome 8, complete sequence:
- a CDS encoding putative Xaa-Pro dipeptidase (similar to Saccharomyces cerevisiae YFR006W; ancestral locus Anc_8.98): MCELTSFAFATAVCISALLAFTTVKKYRTRAGLTTCILSLRPINEKAEQMKAEQMKSALANVNELPDAIRGCKYPAKQHNLKVKEHLLSKENTLSEQTTALFITGEKLENNKYCDTTREFRQNRYFYYLSGVDIPGCSLLFNFKTNALTLFLPNIEWDDVLWSGMPLSLEEAFEKFDVDEIVYCNEIEEKLKHDCFGFRIFTTDLDNVCPKLKDYLIAGDDSFFYAMDEARIIKDSYEIAIIRKATEITDVCHLAVMSALPIEINEIHIEAEFAYHATRQGARSLGYDPICCSGPACGTLHYIKNSEDLDKKASVLIDAGAEWRNYTSDVTRCFPISGKFTKEHREIYEAVLDVQSEVMKRIKAGVHWEDLHILSHKVLIKHLLELGIFKREYSEEEIFERKASCGFYPHGLGHLMGLDVHDVGGRPNYEDKNVYFQYLRMRRELQENMVITNEPGCYFNKYLIAEYLHKYPEREEVVDFNVVEKYMYVGGVRIEDDILVTKDGHENLTKITSDPKEIEKIVTDAISKGRAAFHVLA; encoded by the coding sequence ATGTGTGAGTTGACATCTTTTGCTTTTGCAACTGCTGTGTGCATTAGCGCTCTTTTGGCCTTTACAACTGTGAAGAAGTACAGAACGAGGGCTGGATTAACGACATGTATTCTGTCCTTGCGACCAATAAATGAGAAAGCTGAGCAAATGAAAGCTGAGCAAATGAAATCTGCATTGGCAAATGTAAACGAATTACCGGATGCAATCAGGGGTTGTAAATACCCAGCGAAGCAGCACAATCTTAAAGTAAAAGAACATTTGCTGAGTAAAGAAAATACGTTATCAGAACAAACTACGGCTCTCTTTATCACTGGAGAAAAGCTGGAGAATAACAAATATTGTGATACTACCAGAGAGTTTAGGCAAAACAGGTATTTTTACTATTTGTCAGGTGTTGATATTCCAGGTTGCTCAttattgttcaatttcaaaacaaacGCTCTGACACTTTTTTTACCAAACATTGAGTGGGACGATGTGCTCTGGAGTGGTATGCCATTAAGTCTCGAGGAGGCCTTCGAAAAGTTTGATGTAGATGAAATTGTCTACTGCAACGAGAtcgaagaaaaattgaaacaCGACTGTTTCGGtttcagaattttcacCACCGACCTTGATAACGTATGTCCAAAACTCAAGGATTACTTGATAGCAGGGGATGACAGTTTTTTCTATGCAATGGATGAAGCTAGAATCATTAAAGATAGCTACGAAATTGCCATAATCCGAAAGGCGACTGAGATTACCGATGTCTGCCATTTGGCGGTAATGTCGGCGTTGCCAATTGAAATAAACGAGATCCATATTGAAGCAGAGTTTGCGTACCATGCAACACGTCAAGGTGCTCGCTCCCTGGGTTACGATCCGATCTGTTGTTCGGGTCCAGCGTGCGGCACTCTTCATTATATCAAGAATTCGGAAGATCTCGATAAAAAAGCTTCCGTGCTAATTGATGCAGGTGCTGAATGGCGGAACTACACCAGTGACGTGACAAGGTGCTTCCCGATCTCTGGAAAATTTACAAAGGAACACCGTGAAATATACGAAGCTGTATTGGATGTTCAGTCAGAAGTAATGAAGCGAATCAAAGCTGGCGTTCATTGGGAGGATTTGCACATACTTTCTCATAAGGTCCTTATCAAACATTTGCTTGAACTGggtatcttcaaaagagagTATTCTGAGGAGGAGATTTTCGAAAGGAAGGCGTCTTGTGGATTCTATCCTCATGGTCTCGGTCATCTCATGGGTCTTGATGTTCATGACGTTGGCGGTAGACCCAATTACGAAGATAAAAATGTGTACTTTCAGTATTTGAGAATGCGCAGAGAACTGCAAGAAAATATGGTCATTACCAATGAACCAGGCTGTTACTTTAACAAATATTTGATCGCAGAGTATTTACACAAATATCCGGAGAGAGAGGAAGTTGTTGATTTCAACGTGGTGGAAAAATACATGTATGTAGGTGGTGTGCgtattgaagatgatattCTGGTTACAAAAGATGGCCATGAAAACTTGACCAAAATAACAAGCGATCCGAAAGAAATCGAGAAAATTGTGACGGATGCTATTTCTAAAGGCCGTGCTGCCTTTCATGTGCTAGCCTAA
- the SAD1 gene encoding mRNA splicing protein SAD1 (similar to Saccharomyces cerevisiae SAD1 (YFR005C); ancestral locus Anc_8.97) — MTADLAEKRRKSDDADVGACKKVHGVVSRSLYAYLETIDRKKLDFDFEKVCSVTLSPLNVYCCLVCGKYFQGRRQNSPAFLHAVNENHRVYINVKSLKVYLLPNGVEVKDENKIEAINQIRYAISPTFSENEIRQFPRDCWDLNNNHYLNGYVSLTNTSRNDCANVAIMLLAHIIPIRDFLLLLPLSGLTQFLEKLSMLVKKVWSVSLFKQHVSVDEFLSFVAVTFKGSITVQQDPRYFLLWLINSISKVSKEMRDLLVENCQGIIEINETFFKSVKDDKGDVQEFIRDEANQKNIVSPFWTLSLDLLPKPVFKDGLNANSLPQVQLEELLKKFNGSNEHHLPHCVRRYKLKKLPRYLILHFDRFNKKDETPVKSRNQTLIEFPTELKIGEHKYSLVSNIVHEGEKESTMGTTRLERDENSHWKIQLRYATSSKWIEIDRSVLRFKEKELLFLSESYMQVWKKIES; from the coding sequence ATGACGGCAGATCttgctgaaaaaagaaggaaaagtgATGACGCAGATGTGGGTGCATGTAAGAAGGTTCATGGAGTGGTAAGTCGATCGTTATATGCCTACCTGGAGACGATCGATAGGAAAAAACTAGATTTCGATTTTGAGAAGGTTTGCAGTGTGACACTATCACCATTGAATGTGTATTGTTGTCTGGTCTGTGGCAAGTATTTCCAAGGACGTAGACAGAATTCACCTGCGTTTTTGCATGCCGTAAATGAGAACCATCGTGTATACATCAACGtgaaatcattgaaagTATACCTCTTACCAAACGGTGTGGAAGTAAAAGAcgaaaataaaattgagGCTATTAACCAAATACGCTACGCGATTTCACCTACTTTCAGTGAGAATGAGATTAGGCAATTTCCTCGAGACTGCTGGGATTTGAACAATAATCACTACCTTAATGGGTACGTTAGTCTGACTAATACCTCCCGAAATGATTGTGCTAATGTGGCAATAATGTTACTTGCACATATTATTCCAATAAGAGATTTCTTATTGTTGTTACCATTAAGCGGTCTTACGCAGTTTTTAGAAAAGTTGTCAATGCTGGTCAAAAAAGTGTGGTCCGTCAGCTTATTCAAGCAGCATGTTTCCGTTGATGAGTTTTTGTCATTTGTTGCCGTAACTTTTAAAGGTTCCATTACTGTTCAGCAAGATCCAAgatattttcttctgtgGCTCATAAATTCTATATCAAAGGTCTCTAAAGAGATGAGAGATTTGCTTGTTGAGAATTGCCAAGGGATAattgaaataaatgaaacttttttcaagtctGTTAAAGACGATAAGGGCGATGTTCAGGAGTTCATCAGAGATGAGGccaatcaaaaaaatatagtCAGTCCTTTTTGGACGTTATCGTTAGATCTACTTCCGAAACCGGTGTTCAAAGACGGCCTTAATGCAAATTCCCTGCCTCAGGTACAGCTTGAAGAGTTATTAAAGAAGTTCAATGGTAGCAATGAGCATCATTTACCTCATTGCGTTAGGAGATATAAACTGAAAAAGCTGCCAAGGTATTTGATATTGCATTTTGACCGATTTAACAAAAAGGACGAAACACCAGtcaaatcaagaaatcaaaCTTTGATAGAATTTCCAACTGAATTGAAAATCGGAGAACATAAGTACTCTTTGGTGTCCAATATTGTTCatgaaggtgaaaaagAGTCAACAATGGGCACAACAAGGCTTGAGAGAGACGAAAATTCTCATTGGAAAATCCAATTGCGATATGCAACATCAAGTAAGTGGATTGAAATCGATAGATCAGTGCTaagattcaaagaaaaggaactGCTTTTCTTGAGTGAGAGCTACATGCAAGTATGGAAGAAAATAGAGTCCTGA
- the RPN11 gene encoding proteasome regulatory particle lid subunit RPN11 (similar to Saccharomyces cerevisiae RPN11 (YFR004W); ancestral locus Anc_8.96), with the protein MERLQRLMMNSKPGMTDANRDDTKETVYISSIALLKMLKHGRAGVPMEVMGLMLGEFVDDYTVNVVDVFAMPQSGTGVSVEAVDDVFQAKMMDMLKQTGRDQMVVGWYHSHPGFGCWLSSVDVNTQKSFEQLNSRAVAVVVDPIQSVKGKVVIDAFRLIDTGALINNQEPRQTTSNAGLLNKANIQALIHGLNRHYYSLNIDYHKTPTETKMLMNLHKEQWQSGLKMYDYKEKETNNLEATQKLVKIAEQYSKRVEEERELSEEELKTRYVGKQDPKKHLALTSDVLLENNIISVLTAGVNSVAI; encoded by the coding sequence ATGGAAAGGTTACAAAGACTAATGATGAACAGCAAGCCTGGCATGACAGATGCTAATAGGGATGACACAAAGGAAACAGTGTACATCTCTTCCATAGCATTActaaaaatgttgaaacATGGTAGAGCAGGTGTTCCTATGGAAGTCATGGGCCTAATGCTGGGTGAATTTGTAGACGATTATACTGTAAACGTGGTAGATGTCTTTGCGATGCCTCAGTCTGGTACAGGTGTTTCAGTTGAGGCTGTGGACGACGTTTTTCAAGCGAAAATGATGGACATGTTGAAGCAAACGGGCAGGGATCAGATGGTTGTAGGATGGTACCATTCACATCCTGGGTTTGGATGCTGGTTGTCTTCCGTTGATGTTAATACCCAGAAGTCCTTTGAGCAATTGAATAGCAGGGCTGTTGCCGTAGTCGTAGATCCAATCCAATCTGTAAAAGGTAAGGTAGTCATTGATGCATTCAGATTAATTGATACAGGTGCCTTGATAAATAATCAAGAACCAAGGCAAACCACTTCGAACGCAGGTCTTTTGAACAAGGCCAACATTCAAGCTTTGATACATGGACTGAATAGACATTACTATTCGTTGAATATAGACTATCATAAAACACCGACAGAGACCAAGATGTTGATGAATCTACATAAAGAACAATGGCAATCGGGTCTGAAGATGTATGACTataaggaaaaagagacaAATAATTTGGAAGCAACCCAAAAATTAGTCAAAATAGCAGAGCAGTACTCTAAAAGAGTGgaggaagaaagagaacTTTCGGAAGAAGAGCTGAAGACCCGTTATGTAGGAAAACAGGACCCGAAAAAGCATTTGGCACTTACTTCAGATGTCCTTCTAGAAAACAATATCATTTCAGTACTTACTGCCGGAGTTAATTCTGTTGCGATTTGA
- the YPI1 gene encoding type 1 protein phosphatase-activating protein YPI1 (similar to Saccharomyces cerevisiae YPI1 (YFR003C); ancestral locus Anc_8.95) codes for MNYNATGQQQVMEGSRTISVEEITPVLQLRAADEGEAQQQRRSARSQRPRVRWETDVVDNEHMNKKKTKICCIFHPQQEFSDEEPECHSDHDHSSSSSSSSESEGEKDLSIGERRQRRVARRKRKLNQNTKTSPNAYEVQPDYTHHHDKCNKQLHNH; via the coding sequence ATGAACTATAATGCAACTGGTCAGCAACAGGTGATGGAGGGCTCTAGGACCATTAGTGTTGAGGAAATCACACCAGTTTTACAACTCCGGGCAGCCGATGAAGGTGAAGCACAACAACAGAGGCGATCAGCAAGGTCACAGAGACCAAGGGTGAGATGGGAAACAGATGTGGTCGACAACGAGCatatgaacaaaaagaagacaaaaatttgcTGTATTTTTCATCCACAACAAGAATTCTCTGATGAAGAGCCGGAATGTCATTCAGATCATGATcattcttcatcatcgtcatcatcatctgaATCGGAAGGTGAAAAGGATTTGAGTATCGGCGAGAGGAGACAAAGGCGGGTAGCTAGGCGTAAAAGAAAGCTGAACCAAAACACAAAAACAAGCCCCAATGCATACGAGGTACAGCCTGACTACACACATCATCATGATAAATGTAACAAACAGCTTCATaaccattga
- the NIC96 gene encoding linker nucleoporin NIC96 (similar to Saccharomyces cerevisiae NIC96 (YFR002W); ancestral locus Anc_8.94) produces MKTSLTAKDHPLCKGLMISSISQMSSGVDTKLLKTNTDSSESFKGSAKVLSELLESSKNISAASSELGSIQLSVNEIRRRAHELRKKTDVEKDYTKAHYLLAGSGLALEDVDTSLNNLQSSQLLEQTVPNQSTEGEIDTYLKVRKDENILSSIENLLSMAAKDFDSFVNQNLNLDWEQRKEEVRENFGILVKRKAALDYKNMAPLNPKLPTWGSRGTGILNGEGARLNVNENYAVREKFENYAKIMHKFNSARQAKQEFALTHEFLNAVTSLGDSQNRQLLESWNILEGLKRNPNIIETAKIYLQKQFFDYVGNLYKKNLNEGLPTNINKIKSFIFFKLRNPNNTWKFGNLTIVNGVPIWALIFYLLRAGLIPEALEVAVNNKASFKKVEQSFVTYIKAYASSKDHKLPIEFSTRLHTEYSQHIKSALDGDPFRLAVYKIIGRCDLTRKNISSVTLSIEDWLWIHFMLIKDDVAGNDPVYERYSLEDFQNIITSYGAERFTNYYLQVLILSGLYELAIQYAYSINEIDAVHLAIGLADQNLLSICTHEGRTNKDPKNDSELITLEDNQRKINFTKILGNYTTSFKYSDPRIAAEYLILISLVNTPQQIRLCHEALTELVLETKEFTVLLGKINRDGTRIPGIIEERRPLLYLSDEKEFLYTITEQAARRADEDGRIHDSLLLYQLSEEYNIVISIVNAMLSDLLSNTDLDQPLLTIDDNSETSPILIAKKLVSIYMDNLEISKKIHTRNKETCILLLKLTDARRTYHAHQWQNTLAQIEELEIIPFADEISARKKAQEFSSLNENIIKNIPSLLIMTMSCIFNLIQDLNKSDYRSVTKEQQVLALKNISKNCMIYAGIIQYKMPRETYSTMIKLDIGM; encoded by the coding sequence ATGAAAACCTCATTAACTGCTAAAGACCATCCGTTGTGCAAGGGGCTCATGATTTCTTCCATTTCCCAAATGAGTTCAGGTGTAGACACAAAACTATTAAAGACAAACACTGACTCTTCTGAGTCTTTTAAAGGCTCTGCAAAAGTTTTGAGTGAGCTGCTCGAAAGTTCTAAGAATATTTCTGCTGCATCTTCTGAACTAGGATCAATTCAATTGAGTGTCAACGAAATAAGAAGAAGAGCTCATGAACTGAGGAAAAAGACTGACGTCGAAAAAGACTACACAAAAGCGCATTATCTTTTGGCAGGAAGTGGTTTGGCACTTGAGGATGTGGATACTTCCTTGAATAATTTGCAATCTTCGCAATTGTTGGAACAAACCGTCCCTAATCAAAGTACTGAAGGGGAAATTGATACGTATCTGAAAGtcagaaaagatgaaaatattctttcctcaattgaaaatcttttatCGATGGCTGCGAAAGATTTTGACAGTTTTGTCAATCAAAATCTAAATTTGGACTGGGAACAACgcaaagaagaagtgaGAGAAAACTTCGGAATACTCGTCAAGAGAAAGGCAGCTTTGGACTACAAAAATATGGCGCCTTTGAATCCAAAGTTGCCTACTTGGGGAAGTCGAGGAACTGGTATTCTCAATGGAGAAGGCGCAAGACTAAACGTGAACGAAAACTACGCAGTTCGTGAGAAGTTTGAAAACTACGCCAAGATTATGCATAAGTTCAACAGTGCCAGACAAGCAAAACAAGAATTTGCCTTGACGCACGAGTTTCTGAATGCAGTTACTAGTTTAGGTGACTCACAAAATAGGCAGCTCCTAGAAAGCTGGAATATTTTGGAAGGTCTTAAAAGAAATCCTAACATAATCGAAACtgcaaaaatttatttACAGAAGcagttttttgattatgTTGGCAatctttacaaaaagaacCTCAACGAAGGGCTGCCcacaaatatcaataagATAAAGTcctttatatttttcaagttgaGAAACCCCAATAACACCTGGAAATTTGGAAATCTCACGATTGTTAATGGCGTCCCCATATGGGCCTTGATATTTTATCTACTTAGAGCTGGGTTGATACCAGAAGCACTGGAAGTTGCTGTTAACAATAAGGCAAGTTTTAAGAAAGTTGAACAATCATTTGTGACATATATTAAGGCATACGCTTCCTCTAAAGATCACAAGCTTCCTATTGAGTTTTCAACAAGGTTACACACGGAATATAGCCAGCATATTAAGAGCGCTCTTGATGGTGATCCGTTCAGGCTTGCCGTGTACAAAATTATTGGGAGATGTGATTTAACTAGGAAGAATATATCTTCTGTGACTCTAAGCATTGAGGACTGGCTCTGGATTCATTTCATGTTGATAAAGGATGATGTTGCCGGTAATGATCCCGTCTACGAGAGATACAGCTTGGAggattttcaaaacatcatAACTTCATATGGCGCAGAAAGGTTTACAAATTATTATTTACAGGTTCTAATCTTGAGTGGTTTGTATGAGTTAGCAATTCAATATGCTTATTCTATCAATGAGATTGATGCCGTACATTTAGCAATAGGGTTAGCCGATCAGAATCTTCTATCTATCTGCACACATGAAGGCAGAACGAACAAAGACCCTAAGAATGACAGCGAATTGATTACACTGGAAGACAACCAGAGgaaaatcaatttcacGAAAATTTTAGGTAACTATACAACGTCTTTCAAGTATTCGGACCCCAGAATTGCTGCTGAGTATTTGATTCTAATTAGCCTTGTAAACACTCCGCAACAAATCAGGCTTTGCCATGAAGCTCTAACTGAACTGGTTCTAGAGACAAAAGAATTTACCGTTTTACTAGGAAAAATTAATAGAGATGGCACTCGAATTCCTGGTATCATCGAAGAGAGGCGACCACTATTATATTTGAGCGACGAAAAGGAATTCTTATACACAATAACAGAGCAGGCAGCGCGGAGAGCTGACGAAGATGGGAGAATTCACGACTCGTTGTTGTTATATCAATTATCGGAGGAGTACAATATCGTTATATCGATCGTGAATGCTATGTTAAGTGATTTATTGAGCAATACTGACTTGGATCAACCACTCCTGACGATTGATGATAACAGCGAAACAAGTCCAATTCTCATCGCAAAGAAACTTGTTTCAATATATATGGATAACCTTGagatatcaaagaaaattcatACTAGGAACAAGGAGACTTGTATATTACTACTAAAACTGACTGATGCCAGAAGGACCTACCATGCTCATCAATGGCAAAATACTTTAGCACAGATCGAAGAGTTAGAAATCATTCCTTTTGCAGATGAAATATCCGCTAGGAAAAAAGCTCAAGAGTTCTCTTCCCTGAATGAAAACataatcaaaaacattCCAAGCCTCTTGATCATGACAATGAgttgcattttcaatttaatTCAAGATCTCAATAAAAGCGATTATAGATCAGTAACCAAAGAACAGCAAGTTCTTGcgttgaaaaatatttcgaaGAACTGTATGATATACGCTGGTATTATCCAATACAAAATGCCGAGAGAAACCTACAGCACTATGATTAAGCTCGACATAGGCATGTGA
- the LOC1 gene encoding Loc1p (similar to Saccharomyces cerevisiae LOC1 (YFR001W); ancestral locus Anc_8.91), which yields MRVRRYLVTRLGYHRLEKENEKKKFSSSHLETQINHPQTKVIVEVKRVSQRFLSVTSTMSPPKKVKKGNARREIVSEVFQDSQARNQLASVSHQTEKSATRKPSKLAVRKEQAKARLYGSRNKKARSFDEKELDLPSLNRAIVPGVKIRRGKKGKKFVDDHDSVVMNRLVKTIGDKYEDIDESKLEKSRRLEEIRDLKRQEIERKDTQKKEVLEDKKDEIKRKASLARSVRRKQKRDAFKMSNGTESSGDSKTKVSNKKTVSFA from the coding sequence ATGCGGGTAAGGAGATATTTGGTCACTAGGTTAGGATATCACCgtttggaaaaagaaaatgaaaaaaaaaagttttcgtCATCTCATCTCGAAACTCAAATAAATCATCCACAAACAAAAGTCATAGTTGAGGTTAAACGTGTAAGTCAACGTTTTCTTTCAGTCACAAGCACTATGTCGCCACCCAAGAAGGTTAAAAAAGGTAATGCTCGAAGAGAAATTGTTTCAGAAGTCTTTCAGGACTCTCAGGCGAGAAATCAATTAGCAAGTGTTTCACAtcaaacagaaaaatctgCGACAAGAAAACCGAGTAAATTGGCGGTTCGTAAGGAACAGGCTAAGGCTAGACTGTATGGCTCACGGAATAAGAAAGCTCGCTCTTTCgatgaaaaggaacttGATTTACCTTCTTTGAACAGGGCAATTGTTCCAGGTGTGAAAAtaagaagaggaaaaaaggGGAAAAAGTTCGTTGATGACCATGACTCCGTCGTGATGAATAGACTCGTCAAGACAATAGGAGATAAGTAtgaagacattgatgaAAGCAAGTTGGAGAAAAGTAGAAGATTAGAGGAAATAcgagatttgaaaagacaGGAAATTGAGCGCAAAGAtactcaaaagaaagaggtGCTGGaagacaaaaaagatgaaatcaaaCGCAAAGCCTCTCTAGCGAGAAGCGTACGCAGGAAGCAGAAGCGCGATGCGTTCAAGATGTCAAATGGTACAGAATCATCTGGGGACTCTAAAACAAAAGTAAGCAACAAAAAGACGGTTTCGTTTGCTTAA
- the HAT1 gene encoding histone acetyltransferase catalytic subunit HAT1 (similar to Saccharomyces cerevisiae HAT1 (YPL001W); ancestral locus Anc_8.90): protein MSVLDFKPEAWTSSANEALKVSLVSENAIQFSPLFTYPIFGDSEQIFGYKDLVIYLAFDAITFKPFLNVKFSEKLDKEADDVEGKLLEFLPADVIRKDEAKWVESFEEEQKSFQLPPDECRVSSYQIGEETYAVYKLGISNDFCRKLHHRVQIFSLLFIEAASYIDENDTNWEIFWTFNVTTRKCVGYVTTYTYWKYTGARNFDANLQLKFRAKISQFVIFPPYQGRGHGSNLYNSLVDTWMKDDSIEEITVEDPNESFDDLRDRNDLKRLFNAKLVVELPEDISLEWLDRKRIEFKLEKRQFSRLTEMFLLYKNAKNFKLQVKKRLYLKNYDALFDVPESDRKDALEKSYMLLADDYKRILSACKLGKHSNEDIQGTAESLTRKKARKA, encoded by the coding sequence ATGTCAGTGCTTGATTTCAAGCCGGAAGCCTGGACGAGCTCTGCAAATGAAGCACTAAAAGTGTCCTTAGTCAGTGAAAATGCCATACAATTTTCACCGTTGTTCACGTATCCTATCTTTGGTGACTCAGAGCAAATTTTCGGCTACAAGGACTTGGTGATATACTTGGCTTTTGACGCTATAACATTCAAACCCTTCTTGAATGTGAAGTTCTCTGAAAAGTTGGATAAGGAAGCGGATGATGTGGAAGGAAAGCTTCTGGAGTTTTTACCTGCTGATGTAATTCGTAAAGATGAGGCTAAATGGGTGGAATCTTTcgaagaagagcaaaaatCGTTCCAATTGCCTCCTGATGAATGCAGAGTTTCCAGCTATCAAATCGGCGAAGAAACATACGCCGTATATAAATTAGgtatttcaaatgatttttGCAGGAAGTTGCATCATCGTGTTCAAATATTCTCacttcttttcattgagGCGGCCTCGTATATTGACGAGAACGATACGAACTGGGAAATCTTTTGGACTTTTAATGTTACAACTAGAAAATGTGTTGGTTATGTAACCACTTACACGTACTGGAAGTACACCGGCGCGAGAAATTTCGATGCAAACCTACAACTAAAATTTAGGGCCAAAATATCCCAGTTTGTTATTTTTCCTCCATATCAAGGTAGAGGGCATGGCTCGAATCTCTATAATTCATTAGTGGATACATGGATGAAAGACGACAGTATTGAGGAAATTACCGTTGAGGATCCCAACGAAAGTTTCGATGATCTTAGAGATCGCAATGATTTGAAGAGGCTATTTAATGCCAAGCTAGTAGTAGAATTACCAGAAGATATATCGCTGGAATGGTTGGACAGAAAACGCATCGAGTTTAAGTTGGAAAAACGTCAGTTCAGTCGCTTAACAGAAATGTTCCTACTATAtaaaaatgctaaaaaCTTTAAGTTACAGGTAAAAAAGAGACTCtatctcaaaaattatGATGCACTTTTCGATGTACCTGAATCTGATAGAAAAGACGCCCTGGAAAAATCGTACATGTTATTGGCAGATGACTACAAACGTATCCTTTCGGCATGTAAACTTGGTAAACATTCCAATGAGGACATTCAGGGGACAGCCGAGTCACTAACTAGAAAAAAAGCGAGAAAGGCATAG
- the SNF8 gene encoding ESCRT-II subunit protein SNF8 (similar to Saccharomyces cerevisiae SNF8 (YPL002C); ancestral locus Anc_8.89) — protein sequence MRRFGLAAFDDQKEGKYESISNTVLERQSQELNEQLVVFQEKLITFAKKHNREIQGNPEFRSKFMRMCASIGIDPLSLFDKNEHLFDLNDFYYEICVKVIEICRQTKDKNGGVISFDELEKGFFRNVNVEIGDLENSIKMLESLESGFEIFEIRGKKFLRSVPNELTDDHTRILEICSILGYASISLLRANLNWTSVRSRAAVVEMVANGILWTDEQADAETLYWDPSWMVKSL from the coding sequence ATGAGACGTTTTGGTTTAGCAGCCTTTGATGATCAAAAAGAGGGAAAATATGAAAGTATCAGTAACACTGTTTTGGAAAGACAATCACAGGAGCTGAATGAACAATTGGttgtttttcaagaaaagttaATTacttttgcaaagaaacATAATAGGGAAATACAGGGAAACCCTGAATTCAGGTCAAAGTTTATGAGAATGTGCGCTTCGATTGGTATAGATCCCTTGAgtctttttgataaaaatgaacatctgtttgatttgaatgatttttaTTATGAAATTTGCGTAAAAGTCATCGAGATTTGCAGACAGACTAAGGATAAAAATGGCGGTGTTATCTCGTTCGATGAGCTGGAAAAGGGTTTTTTCAGAAATGTCAATGTTGAAATAGGTGACTTGGAGAATTCCATCAAGATGCTCGAGAGCCTCGAAAGCGGATtcgaaatatttgaaatacGAGGtaagaaatttttaagaAGTGTCCCGAACGAGTTGACTGACGATCACACCAGGATTTTGGAAATATGCTCCATACTGGGATATGCTAGTATCTCTTTGCTGCGAGCCAATCTAAACTGGACATCTGTTCGAAGTAGAGCAGCCGTTGTCGAAATGGTTGCCAATGGAATTTTATGGACTGACGAGCAAGCAGACGCAGAGACACTCTATTGGGATCCATCATGGATGGTTAAATCTTTATAA